From the genome of Flavobacterium luteolum, one region includes:
- a CDS encoding LysR substrate-binding domain-containing protein, whose product MELRQLKYFLKAKELLNFTEAASALYISQSTLSQQIKQLEDELQVPLFNRIGKRITLTEAGDLFAVYAQQSVNKASDGLELLKDLNNLETGKVAIGVTYALRHVVTKALILFSSEYPKIQFEIVFGTSQELIQKLNHFELDVILTFEEIAAEAHFKYLELFTSPMALVTASETPLTHKKSISLDEVSSLPLALPSSGFSTTQFINKAFEKNNLHPKVTIEINDIPTLLELIKTGKWHTILTKTTIEDEKDLYAIPIQGKNMTRTAMLISLKEVYEKKAVTAFLKMLVENLK is encoded by the coding sequence ATGGAACTCCGACAGCTAAAATATTTTCTCAAAGCAAAAGAATTACTGAATTTTACCGAAGCGGCTTCGGCACTTTATATTAGCCAAAGCACATTATCGCAACAAATTAAACAGCTTGAAGACGAATTGCAGGTTCCGCTTTTTAACCGAATCGGAAAAAGAATTACGCTTACCGAAGCAGGAGATTTGTTTGCCGTTTACGCCCAACAATCTGTCAACAAAGCTTCTGACGGATTGGAATTACTAAAGGACTTAAATAATCTGGAAACGGGAAAAGTGGCAATTGGCGTAACGTATGCATTGCGCCATGTGGTGACAAAAGCGCTGATTTTATTTAGTTCGGAATATCCTAAAATTCAATTCGAAATTGTGTTTGGAACTTCACAGGAATTAATTCAGAAACTAAATCATTTTGAACTTGATGTAATCCTGACTTTTGAAGAAATTGCTGCCGAAGCACATTTTAAATATCTCGAATTGTTTACTTCACCAATGGCTTTGGTTACAGCATCAGAGACACCTTTAACTCATAAAAAAAGTATTTCTTTAGATGAGGTAAGTTCTTTGCCACTTGCACTTCCATCGAGTGGTTTCAGCACAACACAATTTATTAATAAAGCTTTTGAAAAAAATAATTTACACCCAAAAGTTACGATTGAAATAAACGATATTCCGACATTGCTAGAATTAATTAAAACAGGAAAATGGCATACTATTTTGACTAAAACCACTATTGAAGACGAGAAAGATTTGTACGCCATTCCGATTCAAGGCAAAAATATGACACGAACAGCAATGCTTATTTCTTTGAAGGAAGTATATGAGAAAAAAGCGGTTACGGCATTTTTGAAAATGCTCGTAGAAAATTTGAAGTAA
- a CDS encoding glycan-binding surface protein encodes MKYILTKKYWAPIALLSMMVFGMLFTSCDNNDSEGSTITITKVFLEDVNSSVPDREVTFARLGQLLRIEGSGFEGLKKVYINGYSTYFNVVFVSNNSMLVSVSADTPILDADPSVRNTIRFVNDNSEFTFPFAIRSGKPAILSMSNTMPNPGETIIVSGTGLTEVSKVVFPGNVEVTTGITSDEEGESFTVVVPSGISDLGGSIYAETSNGGVYSPAYFNFKKGLLLNFDGQGSHGYWGSSTSMIQPADLESAALGTGNISQGKYVPHRPARIASFDPAKNRCTEVWTAGNGVDNWRAQLTPYIPASTPLDKVAFQFDIYVPDVWKDSGFLKICMINNFNGGEWTGACYNYVPWIKDGKSIGVNTTGWITVTIPLNKFYAWSKEAFTFETVLAYREAATYQNFGIYFENSDVKLSNVTGNASEVEFPSKATSVKVYTDNWRIVPLDTPVYNDFN; translated from the coding sequence ATGAAATATATTTTAACTAAAAAGTATTGGGCACCAATTGCACTGTTAAGCATGATGGTTTTCGGTATGCTGTTTACTTCTTGCGACAACAACGATTCAGAAGGAAGCACAATTACAATTACAAAAGTGTTTTTAGAAGATGTAAATTCATCTGTGCCAGACAGAGAAGTAACTTTTGCCCGTTTAGGACAGCTATTACGTATAGAAGGCTCTGGATTTGAAGGATTGAAGAAAGTTTATATAAACGGATATTCAACTTACTTTAATGTGGTTTTTGTTTCTAATAATTCAATGCTGGTAAGCGTTTCTGCAGATACCCCAATTTTAGATGCAGATCCGTCAGTAAGAAATACAATCCGATTTGTAAATGATAATAGCGAATTTACTTTCCCTTTCGCAATTCGTTCAGGAAAACCAGCTATTTTAAGCATGTCGAATACAATGCCAAATCCAGGAGAAACAATTATTGTTTCAGGAACCGGCTTAACAGAAGTAAGCAAAGTAGTTTTCCCAGGAAATGTTGAAGTTACAACGGGAATCACTTCAGACGAAGAAGGAGAATCATTTACAGTTGTAGTTCCAAGCGGAATCTCAGATTTAGGAGGTTCAATTTATGCAGAAACATCAAACGGAGGCGTTTACTCTCCAGCTTATTTCAATTTCAAAAAAGGATTACTGCTTAATTTTGATGGACAAGGGTCTCATGGATATTGGGGAAGTTCAACAAGTATGATCCAGCCAGCAGATTTAGAATCGGCAGCACTAGGAACAGGAAATATTTCTCAAGGAAAATATGTACCTCATCGTCCAGCTCGTATTGCCTCTTTCGATCCAGCTAAAAACCGTTGTACAGAAGTTTGGACAGCAGGAAATGGAGTTGATAATTGGAGAGCTCAGTTAACACCATATATTCCAGCAAGTACACCGTTGGATAAAGTGGCCTTTCAATTTGATATTTATGTGCCAGATGTTTGGAAAGATTCAGGCTTCTTAAAAATCTGTATGATCAATAATTTTAATGGAGGAGAATGGACAGGAGCTTGTTACAATTATGTTCCATGGATTAAAGACGGAAAATCGATAGGAGTAAACACAACAGGATGGATTACAGTTACAATTCCATTAAACAAATTCTACGCTTGGTCTAAAGAAGCTTTTACTTTCGAAACAGTTTTAGCATATCGTGAAGCGGCAACATATCAAAACTTTGGTATTTATTTCGAAAATTCTGATGTAAAACTTTCAAATGTAACAGGAAACGCAAGCGAAGTAGAATTCCCTTCAAAAGCAACTTCTGTAAAAGTGTATACAGACAATTGGAGAATTGTACCATTAGATACGCCAGTCTATAATGATTTTAACTAA
- a CDS encoding sialate O-acetylesterase — protein MKKILLAFLITVSINAQIKLPRLISDGMILQRDTKVNIWGWASPSEKVELEFNRKTYKTTTAQDGKWSIQLPSQKAGGPYEMTLKASNTIVLKNILFGDVWLCSGQSNMELPMDRLKDKYKDVIAKSANPQIRQFLVPDEYYFEKERNDFSSGSWVEANPVNVLQFTGVGYFFALEIYEKYKIPIGLINSALGGSPAESWISEESIKKFPEYYEEYLKFKDGKLEKQIDENDRKVSSEWYKKLNEADLGLKEKWKNSVETSDWKVMNVPGYWADGELGKTNGSVWFKKDFVLEKVKENQAKLILGRIVDADSVFVNGNFVGTTSYQYPPRIYSFNTNVLKEGKNEITVRIINNSGRGGFVTDKPYELIIGDNTIDLKGAWKYKLGSKMEPLPGQTFVRWKPVGLYNAMIAPLKNYPIKGVLWYQGEANTKKPLEYGPLMETLITNWRAQWKQENLPFLLVQLPNFMDPKTEPSESSWAALRQQQLNTLKVPNTGLAITIDLGEWNDIHPLNKYDVGRRLALQAKKLVYGDKNVTASGPLFQSMKQNGNKLVLSFSNVGSGFMIKKENELKEFAIAGTDGKFVWAKAIIEGDKIVVWNDSVANPVKVRYAWADNPSDANLYNKEDLPASPFEAELK, from the coding sequence ATGAAAAAGATACTTCTAGCATTTTTAATAACAGTTAGCATCAATGCTCAAATAAAACTTCCGCGATTGATAAGTGACGGAATGATATTGCAGCGCGATACAAAAGTTAATATTTGGGGCTGGGCGTCGCCAAGCGAAAAAGTCGAACTCGAGTTTAATCGTAAAACATATAAAACCACAACGGCTCAAGACGGAAAATGGTCCATTCAGCTTCCATCTCAAAAAGCAGGTGGACCTTACGAAATGACTTTAAAAGCATCCAACACAATTGTCTTGAAAAATATCCTTTTTGGTGATGTTTGGCTGTGTTCTGGCCAGTCGAATATGGAATTGCCGATGGATCGCTTAAAAGACAAATACAAAGATGTTATTGCAAAATCTGCAAATCCGCAAATCCGACAATTTTTGGTTCCTGATGAATATTATTTCGAAAAAGAAAGAAACGATTTTTCATCTGGTTCTTGGGTTGAAGCAAATCCTGTAAACGTTTTACAGTTTACTGGAGTTGGATATTTCTTTGCTTTAGAAATATACGAAAAGTATAAAATTCCAATTGGGTTAATCAACAGCGCTTTAGGCGGTTCTCCTGCAGAATCTTGGATTAGCGAAGAAAGCATTAAAAAATTTCCCGAGTATTATGAAGAATATTTAAAATTTAAAGACGGAAAACTCGAAAAACAAATCGATGAAAATGATCGAAAAGTAAGTTCAGAATGGTATAAAAAACTGAATGAAGCCGATCTTGGACTGAAAGAGAAATGGAAAAATTCGGTTGAAACTTCAGATTGGAAAGTAATGAACGTTCCAGGTTATTGGGCTGATGGAGAACTTGGAAAAACAAACGGTTCGGTTTGGTTTAAAAAAGATTTTGTTCTGGAAAAAGTAAAAGAAAATCAGGCAAAATTGATTCTAGGAAGAATTGTAGACGCCGATTCGGTTTTTGTAAACGGAAATTTTGTCGGAACAACTTCGTACCAATATCCGCCAAGAATTTATTCTTTTAATACAAATGTTTTAAAAGAAGGTAAAAACGAAATTACAGTTCGTATTATCAACAATTCTGGAAGAGGAGGTTTTGTAACCGATAAACCTTACGAACTAATTATTGGCGATAATACAATTGATTTAAAAGGTGCTTGGAAATACAAATTAGGTTCTAAAATGGAACCGCTTCCTGGACAGACTTTCGTTCGCTGGAAACCAGTCGGACTTTACAATGCGATGATTGCACCTTTAAAAAATTATCCAATAAAAGGCGTTTTATGGTATCAAGGTGAAGCCAATACCAAAAAGCCTTTGGAATATGGACCTTTGATGGAAACGCTAATAACAAATTGGCGAGCACAATGGAAACAGGAAAATTTACCCTTTTTACTAGTGCAACTTCCAAATTTTATGGATCCAAAAACAGAGCCTTCAGAAAGCAGTTGGGCAGCTTTGAGACAACAGCAGTTAAATACGCTGAAAGTTCCGAATACAGGATTGGCTATAACTATAGATTTAGGCGAATGGAACGATATTCATCCATTAAATAAATATGATGTTGGCAGAAGATTAGCGCTTCAAGCAAAGAAGTTGGTTTATGGTGATAAAAACGTAACAGCTTCGGGTCCGCTTTTTCAATCGATGAAACAAAATGGAAACAAATTGGTTTTAAGTTTTTCGAATGTTGGATCTGGTTTCATGATTAAAAAAGAAAACGAATTAAAAGAATTTGCTATCGCGGGAACCGACGGAAAGTTTGTTTGGGCAAAAGCAATTATTGAAGGAGACAAAATCGTAGTTTGGAATGACTCGGTTGCAAATCCAGTAAAAGTTCGTTATGCTTGGGCAGATAATCCTTCTGATGCTAATTTATACAATAAAGAAGACTTGCCAGCTTCGCCTTTTGAAGCAGAGTTGAAATAG
- a CDS encoding endo-1,4-beta-xylanase, with protein MKYKYIIPIIASSLMILSSCDDNLMEWGKDPEHGEVTGAELPLALVEKISRYEPLKNYSDFSLGNGIGISLYMSDANYRKIVNENFDEVTPGYEMKHGAMVNAKGAIDFANVDAFIAATKSAGLKVFGHTLVWHSNQNASYLNGIIAPTVIPGSSGTNVLDLTPIKSGTFTGWARNNPGKGITTVANSGLTSTSAAIQLASSASSSAAYSLQLTSPNVPIVSGHNYEISFYIKSDVAGKGRISFNASLTNQYPYKDWFATGGTWTEAFATTSTWQQVKIKLAPGDFASGSTSFQFNLDLGYLPNVTYLIDAYTLAVVDLDAATGPVNLIANGNFNSGITGWSKANGAADALSAGTGASNVYEGSGSMKVVNATSDASNQWKTQIQTTFTSALVAGKSYTISYMIRSEANGSVRCSTTPSGVASYQGDQTTTTTWKQIEWKITAKGGETGFGFDLGGAAGTYYIDNVLVTDGSTTGGGPTAPVTIEKTDAEKTKIIGDAMTDWISKMMTHYKTSVFSWDVVNEPMKEDGTLRNGTEGDTATDYFSWVKYLGKDYAVKAFKLARQYGNATDKLFINDYNLESRLDKCDGLIEYVKYIESQGAQVDGIGTQMHIGLTTDKDKIVQMFQKLAATGKLIKISELDIRLGTATPTVAQQASQAEMYQYVIDMYKKYIPAGQQYGITIWGVSDNSKEHEYWLPNESPNLWDANYVRKHAYKGAADGLAGKDVSLGFSGELQKP; from the coding sequence ATGAAATATAAATATATCATACCAATAATTGCTTCATCACTAATGATTTTGTCATCTTGCGATGATAATTTGATGGAGTGGGGAAAAGACCCAGAACATGGCGAAGTAACTGGAGCTGAGCTTCCGCTGGCTTTAGTAGAGAAAATAAGCCGTTACGAACCATTAAAAAACTATTCAGATTTTTCATTAGGAAACGGAATCGGAATCAGTTTATACATGAGCGATGCCAATTATAGAAAAATCGTAAACGAAAATTTTGATGAGGTTACGCCAGGTTATGAAATGAAACACGGTGCCATGGTAAATGCTAAAGGAGCAATTGATTTTGCCAATGTAGATGCTTTTATCGCTGCAACAAAAAGCGCAGGATTAAAAGTTTTTGGACACACTTTAGTTTGGCATTCCAACCAAAATGCAAGTTATCTAAACGGTATTATTGCCCCAACAGTAATTCCAGGTTCAAGCGGAACAAATGTTTTGGATCTAACACCTATTAAAAGCGGAACTTTCACAGGATGGGCTAGAAATAATCCAGGGAAAGGAATCACAACAGTTGCCAATTCTGGCCTAACCAGCACTTCTGCCGCAATCCAATTAGCGTCAAGCGCAAGTTCTTCTGCTGCTTACAGTTTGCAGCTTACTTCGCCAAATGTGCCAATTGTTTCAGGACATAATTATGAAATTTCATTTTATATCAAATCTGATGTTGCAGGTAAAGGGCGTATTTCATTCAACGCTTCGCTAACCAATCAATATCCATACAAAGACTGGTTTGCAACAGGAGGAACATGGACAGAAGCATTTGCAACAACTTCTACTTGGCAGCAGGTAAAAATCAAATTGGCTCCAGGCGATTTTGCATCAGGAAGTACAAGTTTTCAGTTTAATTTAGATTTAGGATATCTTCCAAACGTAACGTATTTAATCGACGCTTATACGTTGGCGGTCGTTGATTTGGATGCCGCAACAGGACCAGTTAATCTGATTGCTAACGGAAATTTTAATTCAGGTATTACAGGCTGGAGTAAAGCCAACGGAGCAGCAGATGCTTTAAGTGCAGGAACAGGAGCTTCAAATGTTTATGAGGGAAGTGGATCAATGAAAGTAGTAAACGCTACATCTGATGCTTCGAACCAATGGAAAACTCAAATTCAGACCACTTTTACTTCTGCATTAGTAGCAGGAAAAAGCTATACTATTTCTTATATGATTCGTTCTGAAGCAAATGGTTCTGTACGATGTTCAACAACACCATCAGGAGTAGCAAGTTATCAGGGAGATCAGACTACTACAACGACTTGGAAACAGATAGAATGGAAAATCACTGCAAAAGGAGGAGAGACTGGTTTTGGCTTTGATTTAGGAGGGGCCGCAGGAACTTATTATATCGATAATGTTCTGGTAACTGATGGATCAACTACTGGCGGAGGACCTACAGCGCCTGTAACAATTGAAAAGACAGATGCTGAGAAAACCAAAATTATTGGCGATGCCATGACAGATTGGATTTCTAAAATGATGACACACTACAAAACAAGCGTTTTTTCTTGGGACGTTGTCAATGAACCAATGAAAGAAGATGGAACATTAAGAAACGGTACTGAAGGAGATACTGCAACAGATTATTTTTCTTGGGTAAAATATCTAGGAAAAGATTACGCTGTAAAAGCATTCAAATTGGCACGCCAATACGGAAATGCAACCGACAAACTTTTCATAAACGATTACAACCTAGAATCTAGATTAGATAAATGTGACGGATTAATCGAATATGTAAAATACATTGAAAGCCAAGGTGCTCAAGTAGACGGAATTGGAACGCAGATGCACATTGGCTTGACAACTGATAAAGATAAAATTGTTCAAATGTTCCAAAAATTGGCAGCTACCGGAAAATTGATCAAAATTTCTGAGTTAGACATTAGATTAGGTACTGCTACGCCAACAGTTGCACAGCAGGCTTCTCAGGCAGAAATGTATCAGTATGTTATTGATATGTACAAAAAATACATTCCTGCAGGGCAACAATACGGAATTACAATTTGGGGAGTATCTGATAATTCTAAAGAACATGAATACTGGCTTCCAAACGAATCTCCAAATCTTTGGGATGCAAATTATGTTCGTAAACATGCCTACAAAGGCGCAGCAGACGGACTTGCAGGAAAAGACGTGAGTTTAGGTTTCTCAGGAGAATTACAAAAACCTTAA
- a CDS encoding DUF5597 domain-containing protein: MAFTHKTNRISFFIKNSFLLMALLTIQSGFCQNIPHLQKKGNKTQLIVNEKSFLIRGGELGNSSATSMESMETIWPKLVDMNLNTVLTPVYWELIEPEEGKFDFQLVDDLILRARKENLKLVFLWFGSWKNSMSSHAPEWVKLNQKKYPRVKDDTNKSHEILTPFSENNLQADLNAFKKLMAHIKDFDQKEQTVIMIQVENEIGMLPTARDYHPLANEAFKKEVPKELLQYLQKNKEKLVPEFSEIWSKNGFKTKGNWEEVFGKGLHTDEIFMAWYFSKFTNIIAKAGKDIYPIPMFVNAALNAPEKKPGQYPSAGPLPHIMDVWKAAGNAIDFLAPDFYNPSFKQWNDLFTRQGDPLFIPEHRFDETAPFKGLYAIGHYEAIGFSPFSIESVADAKKEPLGKIYDLVQQLTPTIEANKGQGKIDGVLLDKENNTQIIKMGDYEFTFKHDYTLNWSDGAKAETWPMSSAIIIEIAKDEFYISGSGIVVTFKPLKGNVNAGILKTDQGKFENEKWKTIRHFNGDQTHQGRHLRISVGDYEIQKIKLYSYE; the protein is encoded by the coding sequence ATGGCTTTTACTCATAAAACAAATCGAATCAGTTTTTTTATAAAAAACAGCTTCCTTCTGATGGCTTTATTGACGATCCAATCTGGTTTTTGTCAAAACATACCTCATCTTCAGAAAAAAGGAAACAAAACACAATTAATTGTAAATGAAAAATCATTTTTGATTCGTGGAGGAGAACTTGGAAACTCTTCTGCCACAAGTATGGAAAGCATGGAAACCATTTGGCCAAAATTGGTAGACATGAACCTCAACACCGTTCTCACGCCTGTTTATTGGGAATTGATAGAGCCAGAAGAAGGTAAATTTGATTTTCAGTTGGTAGATGATTTAATTCTTCGTGCAAGAAAAGAAAACTTAAAACTTGTTTTTCTGTGGTTCGGATCCTGGAAAAACAGTATGTCAAGTCATGCGCCAGAATGGGTAAAACTCAATCAGAAAAAATATCCAAGAGTTAAAGACGATACCAACAAAAGTCATGAGATTCTAACGCCTTTTAGCGAAAACAATCTTCAAGCCGATTTGAATGCATTCAAAAAACTAATGGCTCATATTAAAGATTTCGATCAAAAAGAGCAAACCGTAATCATGATTCAGGTTGAGAATGAAATCGGAATGCTGCCAACTGCCCGTGATTATCATCCATTGGCGAATGAAGCTTTCAAAAAAGAAGTTCCAAAAGAATTGCTGCAATACCTTCAAAAAAATAAAGAAAAACTTGTTCCCGAATTTTCAGAAATCTGGAGCAAAAACGGATTCAAAACAAAAGGAAACTGGGAAGAAGTTTTTGGAAAAGGACTTCATACCGATGAAATTTTTATGGCTTGGTATTTCTCAAAATTTACCAACATAATCGCCAAAGCAGGAAAAGATATTTATCCGATTCCAATGTTTGTAAACGCGGCTCTAAATGCACCAGAAAAAAAACCGGGACAATACCCAAGCGCGGGACCTTTGCCACATATTATGGATGTATGGAAAGCGGCCGGAAATGCGATCGATTTTTTAGCGCCAGATTTTTACAATCCGTCGTTTAAACAATGGAATGATTTATTTACCCGTCAAGGCGATCCGTTATTTATTCCAGAACACCGTTTTGATGAAACCGCGCCTTTTAAAGGTTTATATGCCATCGGACATTATGAAGCGATTGGTTTTTCGCCATTTTCTATAGAATCTGTTGCCGATGCCAAAAAAGAACCTTTAGGAAAAATATACGATTTAGTCCAGCAATTAACCCCAACAATTGAAGCCAATAAAGGACAAGGAAAAATTGACGGTGTTTTGTTAGACAAAGAAAACAATACGCAAATCATTAAAATGGGCGATTACGAATTCACTTTCAAACATGATTATACCTTAAATTGGTCAGATGGAGCAAAAGCTGAAACTTGGCCAATGTCAAGTGCCATTATTATTGAAATTGCCAAAGATGAATTTTACATTTCAGGTTCAGGAATTGTAGTTACTTTTAAACCATTAAAAGGAAATGTAAATGCTGGAATTTTAAAAACCGATCAAGGCAAGTTTGAAAATGAAAAATGGAAAACCATCAGACATTTTAACGGAGATCAAACCCATCAAGGAAGACATTTAAGAATCTCAGTTGGCGATTACGAAATACAAAAAATAAAATTATATAGTTACGAATAG
- a CDS encoding MBL fold metallo-hydrolase yields MEIIALQEGNYVANSKKEFQLLTDGSNVSGLKMAIQPFVVITDNDVILLDFGLGFVNNGVPFIYEILRKNNIEPQQITKVLVSHLHKDHIEGIGYFENGNLVQNFPNATIYIQKREIDFALDQINNPSYVPEILNELENLPNVELLNADSGQITNEIFYEVSAGHTQFHQVFWIKADDEIVFYGADDLPQKIYWSMHVAYKTDFDGKRARESRKKWEQQAKDENWKVLFYHDMKEPILEFIEEEMKYVS; encoded by the coding sequence ATGGAAATTATAGCATTACAAGAAGGAAATTATGTTGCCAATTCTAAAAAAGAATTTCAGCTTTTGACAGATGGATCAAACGTTTCAGGTTTAAAAATGGCCATTCAGCCTTTTGTGGTTATCACCGATAATGATGTTATTTTATTAGATTTCGGATTGGGATTTGTAAATAATGGTGTTCCGTTTATTTATGAAATTTTACGAAAAAACAATATCGAACCTCAACAGATAACAAAAGTTTTGGTTTCGCATTTACATAAAGATCATATTGAAGGAATTGGTTATTTTGAAAACGGAAATCTGGTTCAGAATTTTCCAAATGCGACGATTTATATTCAAAAACGCGAAATAGATTTTGCTTTAGATCAAATCAATAATCCGTCTTATGTTCCTGAAATATTGAATGAGTTGGAAAATCTTCCAAACGTGGAATTGTTAAATGCTGACAGCGGACAAATTACTAACGAAATTTTCTATGAAGTTTCGGCTGGACATACGCAATTTCATCAAGTTTTTTGGATCAAAGCTGATGATGAGATTGTTTTTTATGGAGCCGACGATTTACCGCAAAAAATATATTGGTCCATGCATGTTGCCTACAAAACCGACTTTGACGGGAAACGCGCTAGAGAATCTCGTAAAAAATGGGAACAACAGGCAAAAGATGAAAACTGGAAAGTGCTTTTTTATCACGATATGAAAGAGCCAATTCTAGAATTTATCGAAGAAGAAATGAAATACGTATCCTAA
- a CDS encoding RagB/SusD family nutrient uptake outer membrane protein — protein sequence MKTKKIFYTALIIALPFVWTSCSDILDVEPNDVITKENFYKTESDFQAATGPLYNKVWFDFNDKFYYGLGDGRAANMYAPFSDYVYPFTDLTETGLTGPLVSAWASLYNVIQQSNNVIIGISGSSMNATVKNKYIAEARFMRGTAYWYLASLWGDVIISTDPSELVKNPIVNKNPMKDVYEFSMRDLEFAAKYLPETAGQAGRLTKYSAYGMLSRVYLSFSGVSDNPNSGTRNQEYLDLAKKAAEKVMSSGPYSLMANYEDLFMIDNNNNTESMFALQWVPNGDYGVNNTQQAYFALGSDITGDDAAWGYWTRASYNVLQEYESKDLRRRATFMGDNDHYAEINKANGGYTVDHSADFLTIKKGVVGSTKDNSKITRMNSALNTYMLRLAEVYLNYAEAALGNNASTADATAISVVNRLRTRAGLDPKTTLTYADIIHERRVELCMEGQYWYDLVRRAYYKQQEVINYITGQNRGTITPILYDTATNTVTVDASKATSPRAIGVIDATIFTLPYPESELVQNPLLRENPVPYQFTEEKIKDLF from the coding sequence ATGAAAACAAAGAAAATATTTTACACGGCTTTAATTATTGCATTGCCATTTGTTTGGACGAGTTGCAGCGACATTTTAGACGTTGAACCAAATGATGTAATTACAAAAGAAAATTTTTATAAAACGGAATCTGATTTTCAGGCCGCAACAGGACCTTTATACAACAAAGTTTGGTTCGATTTTAATGATAAATTCTATTACGGATTAGGAGATGGACGTGCCGCAAACATGTACGCACCTTTCTCAGATTACGTTTATCCGTTTACAGATTTAACAGAAACGGGATTAACAGGGCCTTTAGTTTCAGCTTGGGCATCTTTGTATAATGTGATTCAGCAATCAAATAATGTGATTATTGGAATTTCTGGAAGTTCAATGAACGCAACTGTTAAAAACAAATATATTGCCGAAGCTCGCTTTATGAGAGGAACGGCATATTGGTATTTGGCTTCATTATGGGGAGATGTTATCATTTCTACTGACCCGAGCGAATTGGTAAAAAATCCAATCGTGAATAAAAACCCAATGAAAGATGTTTACGAATTTTCTATGCGCGATTTAGAATTTGCAGCTAAATATCTTCCAGAAACAGCAGGACAGGCTGGACGTTTAACAAAATACAGCGCTTACGGAATGTTGTCTCGTGTTTACTTATCATTTTCGGGAGTGAGCGACAATCCAAACAGCGGAACGCGCAATCAGGAATATCTTGATTTAGCCAAAAAAGCAGCAGAAAAAGTAATGAGTTCTGGACCTTACAGTTTAATGGCAAATTATGAAGATTTATTCATGATTGACAATAACAATAATACAGAATCGATGTTTGCGCTTCAATGGGTTCCTAATGGAGATTATGGAGTAAACAATACGCAGCAGGCCTATTTTGCATTAGGTTCTGATATTACAGGAGACGATGCAGCTTGGGGATATTGGACACGAGCTTCTTACAATGTTTTACAAGAATATGAGTCAAAAGATCTTCGCCGTAGAGCAACTTTTATGGGAGACAACGATCATTATGCTGAAATCAATAAAGCAAACGGCGGTTATACTGTAGATCACAGTGCTGATTTCCTTACAATTAAAAAAGGTGTTGTAGGTTCTACAAAAGACAATTCTAAAATTACCCGTATGAATTCTGCTTTAAATACTTACATGTTACGTCTAGCAGAAGTGTATTTGAACTATGCAGAAGCAGCTTTAGGAAACAATGCATCAACTGCAGATGCAACAGCGATTTCGGTTGTAAATAGACTTCGTACACGTGCAGGTTTAGATCCAAAAACAACATTGACTTATGCTGATATTATTCACGAAAGAAGAGTTGAATTGTGTATGGAAGGACAATATTGGTACGACTTAGTTAGAAGAGCTTACTACAAACAACAAGAAGTAATCAACTATATAACAGGACAAAACAGAGGAACAATAACTCCAATTTTGTACGACACAGCAACAAATACAGTTACGGTTGATGCTTCAAAAGCAACAAGTCCGAGAGCAATTGGTGTAATCGATGCGACAATTTTCACACTTCCTTATCCAGAATCTGAATTGGTTCAGAATCCGTTATTGAGAGAAAATCCAGTTCCGTATCAATTTACAGAAGAGAAAATAAAAGACTTATTCTAG